The Microcoleus sp. bin38.metabat.b11b12b14.051 genome contains a region encoding:
- a CDS encoding alpha/beta fold hydrolase, whose translation MSQSSTQNLSAISSIKSPTLFYEWQKYRCAYDVYQPTTATEDSIPLLLIHPIGVGLSRVFWQRFCETWYKSGNTNPIYNPDLLGCGDCEMPAVACYPSDWAAQLQFFLETVVKKPAIVLVQGALLCVALELAKIQQETGSNLIRGLVLAGPPAWAVMNKHSTDREQRIVWNLLDSPLGNAFYRYARRTEFLRSFSAKQLFGDAANVDSEWLDALQAGAANPDSRHAVFSFLAGFWRQDYSTAIQQFMNPALVIVGEKASSISQSGKKEKPEEKLAQYLANFPKAEGLLMPGRNVLPYESTAEFVGAVAEFAKLNK comes from the coding sequence ATTTCGTCTATCAAATCACCAACCCTGTTTTACGAATGGCAAAAATATCGCTGTGCTTATGATGTTTATCAACCAACTACTGCGACAGAAGATAGCATCCCTTTGTTATTAATTCATCCCATAGGAGTTGGATTGTCAAGAGTATTTTGGCAGAGATTTTGCGAAACTTGGTACAAATCAGGTAACACAAATCCGATTTACAATCCCGACCTTTTGGGCTGCGGTGATTGCGAAATGCCCGCTGTGGCTTGCTATCCTAGCGATTGGGCGGCACAGTTGCAGTTTTTCTTGGAGACTGTAGTAAAAAAACCTGCGATCGTCCTCGTGCAAGGTGCTTTACTGTGTGTAGCCTTGGAATTAGCCAAAATCCAGCAAGAAACTGGTTCTAATTTAATTCGCGGATTAGTCCTTGCGGGGCCTCCAGCCTGGGCGGTGATGAACAAACATTCCACAGATAGAGAGCAAAGAATCGTCTGGAATTTGTTAGACTCTCCGTTAGGAAACGCTTTTTATCGCTACGCCAGACGCACTGAATTTTTGCGTTCTTTTTCTGCAAAACAACTGTTTGGCGATGCGGCAAATGTTGACAGTGAATGGTTGGATGCTTTGCAGGCTGGGGCCGCCAATCCTGACAGCCGTCATGCCGTTTTCTCGTTTTTAGCCGGATTTTGGCGGCAAGATTATAGTACCGCGATTCAACAGTTTATGAATCCAGCACTCGTTATCGTGGGAGAAAAAGCTTCAAGCATTAGTCAATCGGGAAAGAAAGAGAAACCAGAGGAAAAACTAGCGCAATATTTGGCTAACTTTCCCAAGGCTGAGGGCTTATTAATGCCGGGGCGCAATGTTTTACCCTACGAATCAACCGCAGAATTTGTCGGGGCGGTTGCCGAATTTGCGAAGTTAAATAAATAA
- the cysS gene encoding cysteine--tRNA ligase, producing MPLTLYNSLTRRESPFEPLEPSKVRMYCCGVTVYDYCHVGHARAYIVWDMVRRYLMWRGYSVRYVQNFTDIDDKILNRARETNSTMEAVAERFIDEYFADMDKLNILRADEYPRATHSIDGIKRLIHELENKGFAYANSGDVYYSVRKFDNYGKLSGRKLEEMAAGASGRLETAEIEAQKKQNSSDFALWKSAKPGEPFWDSSWGKGRPGWHIECSAMVRDYLGETIDIHCGGSDLTFPHHENEIAQSEAATGKSLANYWMHNAFVTVNGRKMSKSLYNFITIRDLLEGNWSGDSESDPPQPPLAKGGSKSDNESALVKGSKNQSDKSKAVEPMAVRLFVFMAQYRSQIDFTEDAIASARNGWNTINEGLLFGLRYADKLSWDVEKTAPDTEAVQEFQAAMDNDFNTPAALAVLFELAKELGKESNVLVHQGKTDTAPELLQQKWLTLVGLAGVLGLEVQPEADGDDAVGGLTDAEIEAMIQQRKDARIARDFAEGDRLRNELKDQGVTLIDQKDGITIWHRG from the coding sequence ATGCCTCTAACGCTTTACAACAGCTTGACCCGCCGTGAATCACCTTTCGAGCCCCTCGAACCCTCAAAGGTGCGGATGTATTGCTGCGGCGTTACGGTGTACGATTACTGCCATGTCGGCCACGCCCGCGCTTACATTGTGTGGGATATGGTGCGCCGATATCTGATGTGGCGCGGATACTCGGTGCGCTACGTACAGAATTTTACCGATATTGATGACAAAATTCTCAACAGAGCCCGCGAGACAAATTCCACAATGGAAGCGGTAGCCGAACGCTTCATCGACGAATATTTTGCCGACATGGACAAGCTAAATATTCTCAGGGCCGATGAATATCCCCGCGCCACGCACTCGATAGACGGCATCAAACGGCTGATTCACGAGTTAGAAAACAAAGGCTTTGCTTACGCAAACAGCGGCGACGTTTACTACAGCGTTCGCAAGTTTGACAACTACGGCAAACTTTCCGGCCGCAAGTTGGAAGAAATGGCAGCCGGGGCTAGCGGCAGATTGGAAACCGCCGAAATAGAAGCTCAAAAAAAGCAAAATTCCTCAGATTTCGCCCTCTGGAAAAGTGCTAAACCCGGTGAACCTTTTTGGGATTCATCTTGGGGAAAAGGTCGCCCCGGATGGCACATTGAATGTTCGGCGATGGTGCGCGATTACTTGGGAGAAACTATTGATATTCACTGCGGTGGTTCCGATTTAACTTTTCCCCACCACGAAAACGAAATTGCTCAATCTGAAGCCGCGACTGGTAAGTCTCTGGCTAATTATTGGATGCACAATGCTTTTGTGACTGTTAATGGCAGAAAGATGTCGAAGTCTTTGTACAATTTTATTACTATTCGCGATTTGTTGGAGGGGAATTGGTCGGGCGATTCAGAATCTGACCCCCCCCAGCCCCCCCTTGCTAAGGGGGGGAGTAAGAGTGACAATGAATCTGCCCTTGTTAAGGGGAGTAAGAATCAAAGCGATAAGTCAAAAGCGGTGGAACCGATGGCGGTGAGGCTGTTTGTGTTTATGGCGCAGTACCGCAGTCAGATAGATTTTACCGAAGATGCGATCGCATCTGCTAGAAATGGCTGGAATACGATCAATGAAGGCTTGCTTTTTGGACTCCGATATGCAGATAAACTGAGTTGGGATGTTGAGAAAACCGCACCAGATACCGAAGCTGTGCAGGAATTCCAAGCAGCGATGGATAATGATTTCAATACTCCGGCTGCTTTAGCTGTTTTGTTTGAATTGGCTAAGGAATTGGGTAAGGAAAGCAATGTTTTGGTGCATCAAGGCAAAACTGACACTGCGCCGGAGTTGTTACAGCAAAAGTGGCTGACTTTGGTCGGTTTGGCGGGGGTTTTGGGGTTGGAAGTTCAGCCGGAAGCTGACGGCGATGATGCGGTTGGTGGCTTGACTGATGCGGAAATTGAGGCGATGATTCAGCAGCGGAAGGATGCCAGGATTGCTAGGGATTTCGCTGAGGGCGATCGGCTTCGCAATGAACTTAAGGATCAGGGAGTTACTTTGATTGACCAAAAGGATGGTATCACGATTTGGCATCGCGGTTAA
- a CDS encoding Imm30 family immunity protein yields MKENIWINILEKNKLMRSPDEVTAFENALASLANYPQDEDLQNLHLILDDRCEQPEVMFGLIHFLESFDVSAQIQAFVTVVPQLMLVASEWTRILHSRILNDDDACRLYLDILHSLNSQEPNFVRQLLEESASYHLNQREPKLELAR; encoded by the coding sequence ATGAAAGAAAATATCTGGATCAACATTTTAGAAAAAAATAAATTAATGCGATCGCCTGATGAAGTGACAGCTTTTGAAAATGCTTTAGCCTCACTTGCCAATTATCCTCAAGATGAAGATTTGCAAAATTTACATTTGATTTTAGACGATCGCTGTGAACAGCCAGAAGTCATGTTTGGTTTGATTCATTTTCTAGAATCTTTTGATGTATCAGCACAGATTCAAGCATTTGTTACAGTTGTACCGCAATTAATGCTCGTTGCTTCGGAATGGACGAGAATCCTTCACAGCCGCATTTTGAATGATGATGATGCTTGTCGTTTGTATCTAGATATTTTGCATTCATTGAACTCCCAAGAACCTAATTTTGTTCGTCAATTGCTGGAAGAAAGCGCTAGTTACCATTTAAACCAGCGGGAACCAAAATTAGAGTTAGCTAGGTAA
- a CDS encoding XisI protein codes for MDKIENYRALIQKILSEYDRLIANQTAANTEMLLAFDDQRGQYLWFQVGWQQNKRVRGITVHIQIKNNKIWIEEDWTEEGIANELLKEGVPQSDIVLAFHHPDDRPLTDFAVA; via the coding sequence ATGGATAAAATAGAAAACTATCGCGCCCTAATCCAAAAGATTTTGAGCGAGTACGATCGCCTGATCGCCAACCAAACCGCAGCCAACACAGAGATGCTTCTAGCCTTTGACGATCAGCGCGGTCAATATCTTTGGTTTCAGGTAGGATGGCAACAAAACAAAAGAGTCAGAGGAATCACAGTTCACATCCAGATTAAAAATAATAAGATTTGGATAGAAGAAGATTGGACTGAAGAAGGAATCGCCAACGAACTGTTAAAGGAAGGAGTTCCTCAAAGTGATATAGTTTTGGCTTTTCACCATCCAGACGATCGCCCTTTGACAGATTTTGCTGTAGCCTAA